From the genome of Lutra lutra chromosome 8, mLutLut1.2, whole genome shotgun sequence:
aagaacctagatgtccatcaacagacgaatggataaagaagatgtggtatatatacacaatggaatactatgcagccatcaaaagaaatgaaatcttgccatttgcgatgacgtggatggaactagagggtatcatgcttagcgaaataagtcaatcggagaaagacaactatcatatgatctccctgatatgagggagaggagatgcaacatggggggttgagggggtaggagaagaataaatgtaacaagatgggattgggagggagacaaaccataagtgactcttaatctcacaaaacaaactgagggttgatggggggaggggggatgggagggggggtggggttatggatattggggagggtatgtgctatggtgagtgctgtgaagtgtgtaaacctggtgattcgcagacctgtacccctggggataaaaatatatgtttattaaaaataaaatttaaaataaaaaatattcaaaaaaaaaaagatttgcaaaaatataaagcaatGCCATAATTCCCATCaactttttttggttttagaaaatacagttttttttccataaaaatatattgatgcTAAAATGTAATGGgttgagtgcctgggtgactcagttggttgggccactgccttcagctaccatcatgatcccggagttccgggatcgagtcccacatcaggctccgaacatcacaggaagcctgcttctccctctgaccttctcgcctctcatgctctctctctcactcactctctctctcaaataaataaataaaatcttaaaaaaaaaaaagaaaaagaatgggtttaaagttattatttataattaaataacaaacttgtttatgttttctttttttaattttattttcttttttttaagattttatttatttatttgacagagagagatcacaagtagacagagaggcaggcagagagagagagggaagcaggcttcttgctgagcagagagcccgatgcgggactcgatcccaggaccctaagatcatgacctgagccgaaggcagcggcttaacccactgagccacccgggcgcccctaattttattttctttcttttttcttttttttttttttttgcacataaagggtttattttaaatgttttaaggatAGGATAGAGTTAcatcataattataaaaattacttacAGAATTAACAGATTTATATTGTTTATACTTCTAAATGCAGAGAACAGGGAACTGTCTACACAtcgtataaaataaaattaaaaattaattcaagccTGAAAGATGAGGTCATTTACCTAATCGTAAGATGCGAACACGAAGACCTCTGAACTATGCACACCCGCTCACACTGCACTAATGGTGGAAATACAAAAAGCGCAGCATTTCCAAGGAACCACAGACATTTCGACcataattattttgttataataattGTTCCTGTTTTGTCtttggagaactttttttttttctttttttaagacaatCAGCTTGCGTATGTCTTCAGGCACTACAATTTGTGACAATCAGAACAGTCTTCTAATGGGTCCACAGAGTTCAGAGATTCGAGCCCAATGCACTGCGGGGTTTGGCACGTAAAACAAGAATAGGAATGAACTCTGGCTGAGAGGTGACTGGGCGCTTCGAGAATGCACAGTCCCTTCAAATGCTGCACGACAGACAGAGCTGGGAAATCACCTTCTGCTGGCGCTGGCTCGCCAGTGCATTCTCATCCTATGACCACTACAACGGCACAGGAagcaaatatacagaaaacagaaaacaaatcaaaacaaagatagaaaacaaaaaaacctaaatatcTTCCACATGCAAGTTCAGTTAGTTACATTGAACATTCTACTTAGAATAGAGCATGCAAAAAAGGATGGTCTGCATTTAAGGTTCTCCTCGGAAGCTTCACGTGGCAGCCGGACGTCACACGCACACGACACGGGAACACGATAGCAGGTCAGTGAGGAAGGCCAGGACATTTTATACAGGTTCAGGGCTTGTGCAGTCACAAGTCCCATGATAATTTTGGAAACTCATGTCGGGCTCCTACAACAAGGAGCCAACATTCTGATACCAGGAAAAGGCAAGCAATGCATGCAGATCTGAAACGTGAGCCTAGAACGAAGCCTGAAGTACCGGGCGAGGGAGTGGAATCAGTCACCGCGCAAGTGTGGGTTAAGccaccaaaagaaaagagaatggggggggaggaaaacaacaaaaaaccccttccccttccttccgcCCTAAAGGCAACAAatggaaatgatgaaaataatggTGATCATCACGTGTCACGTTCGTCAGGAGAGTGGCAGACCATGTAGTATCGAAGGTGCTAAAGGTACTCGCAGGAAAACCACAATGCACGTCATCAAGTGACGCTGGGAAGGTCGCCACTGACCCAGCCCTCAGGATACTCCAAAGAACACTGGTTTTCAGTCCAAAGCCACTGTACCATGTTCACACAGTGCACACACCGGACGCCCTACTCTCAGGGCACACgtgtctgcctgtgctcagggAGCAGACTCAGCCTCAAGACTGGCACACAGGGACTCCTGACCAGAGCCACTGGGAAAAAGGTGACAGACAGTCATGCAGCACGACCCCTGCTGAAGCCAGAGAAGTGTGAGACCAGGCAGGCACCGCAGGGAGAGGCGCAGAGGCAGATAAGCTCCCCCCGCAGCCCGAGGGGAGGCACTGCATTCTAGAGCGTGGGGGTCACCGTCCCAACAGCATGACAATGCGCAGCCTTCCGAAGGCAAAGCGGGCACCACACGGACCACGCGCAGTAAGGCCACCAACAACAGAATCTCCAATACTGAGAACAGCCACGACAGAGGCTGCACGGACTGCTGGTAGTTGGCTGGCAACACGTGCATTTCGCCTTCTGCCCGAACCTCAGGTAAGTCTCCAACCTCCGCAAGACCCTGCCTTCCGTActgcctctctcctggctttcAGACCGTCAGGGCTCATCTGAAACTACATGACAGATGACCATGTCGCTGCCACCCAACCACTTCTGTGATTCTACTTCGGTCAAAACCACCTTGCAGGAACAAGCCACAAAAGGGCTGTGAGGCTGAGGGCCACAGTCACACCCACAGGCTAGCACGATGACAGGAGAGTCCACGTCAGCAGAACACCAGGAGCCAAGAGCGCTCAGCACCACAGAAAGTGTCAGGGGACCCAGGCCGTTACATGTCTACATATTCTCTGTGGGGAAAAGCCGGGGGAAGCCTTCTGACCACAACCACGTTATCAGTaagaacagtaataaaaataaaagtgtcccAGAGAACTTGTCAGAAGGCCACACCACCACCCTCAAACTTGTATTTCTCGGATCAAAGCACTAGGTTCTGCCAGGAACTTACCACATGCACGCCAACCACTGGCGCACTGTTGCCTCTCAAATCACGCACTAGAATCCAGACTGCTGATCGTACAGACTAACAGACCAGGCTGTGCCGTCCCAAGCACCCCGGCATCACACCGTGTGAACCAAGTACCTGGgctttgctttaaaacaaaaaaagtatttatgataaaaaatgtaaacaaaattttacaaaGCTTAGAAATGAAAGGCAGCTTTTTACCCAGCTTTCTGTTTTGTCAAATTCTAATGTGGGTCCAGCAACTGTTCACAATGATTCCTATTCGGACTCGTGGTTTAAAGCCTCCAGACTGAAAAGGCGTCTGAACTTCTGACTTCCAAAACACGCTGAACGTCCCTGTGTCTCCTGTGCccacatttacttttaaataaacagCAGTAATATACGAAATCGGACTGACTTAGGACAAGCACTCCTGTTAAACTGGAGAATATTATTGAACCCCCGCCCCAATCCACAAGGAAAGGACTGCCAAGGaagcgtgtgtgcgtgtgcatgtgcgtgtgtgtgtagcGCGCGTATGGACACACACAGATGCGGACAGGGAGAGGTCCATACACGTCTTAACGAAGAAGGCAGTACCGACAGTGCCAGACCATGCTTGCAGCGTGGCAGCAGGTGGGGAGAACTACGGTGCTGGGGAGCTGGGGCGGTCCAGTCCAGTTTACACGACCGCAGTGCTATCTTAACTTCACCAAACTTGCCTGTAACTCCCCTCCAGACACACAGACTTCTCGTAAGAGGAAGGAGTTCTTACACAAAATGCTCTGTGTTCACATCAATCTGTACTATTCAGAACAAACCGGTTCTGCTGGCAGAGATTGTGGGTTTGCAGGGACATTTAAGCTTTCATTAAACTGGAAAGCAATCAAGTCTTTATGTCtacaaattatacatttaatagTTCCACAAATTTGGCCAAGTCCATGATGACATCTAGGATGTTTTCACCAAATCGTAGACGTAAATGTGGAAATCGTCATCAACCTTGATGAAATAGACCGACGGTTTGGCCTCCACCTAGTGAATGACCATGCCAGTCCTCTTAGAGCCGTCCTCTTTGGCATACTCCACCTGTTTGCCCACCAGGCTGTCCACAACTTCTCCCGGCTCCCTTTCTGCTGGAGGAGAATCGTTAGAATCAGGCATAATACGAAGGTCGCCTTCTTTATAATCGTCTAAAAGCTGGTACATGTACAAGATGGGGTCCTTCTCGTAAGTGATGTAGAACCACGTGTTCATGATGGGGGCGCGTGCCAGGACCATCCCCCTCCACTCGTCCTTGGAGCCGTCCTCCGTCTCAAACATGTGCTCCACCGCCTTGCCGATCATCGTGTCGGCCAGGTGCGCATCGCTGATCGGAGAGGTCGAAACTCTATCAGGGAGGACTTCGAGCGCAGAAACTCTTTCATCTTTATTAAGTTCTAGTCCATAAACACAGTCAAATCCATCGTATTTTATAAGATACAAAGAAGGATTTACAGGCACCTGGTCCAGAACGGTTCCTTTCCACTGGGTGACAGGGCCATTCCCCTCCTTCCACCCATGCTGAATCCTGCAGCCTACGATGTTCCGCCGGGGCTGGGAAACAGGTTTGCTCGGCCCCACACTGCTCCGATGTTTTTTGTGGGACGTCCTTTTCTTCATCATACTTGCAGACACACCAGCATGGCCTGCATCCGCTCTGGACCGCTGGCCAGGGGTCTTCCCGAATGGGGTCTTCATTCATCTATATTTAAGTGAGCAGCACAGCTGCTGGACTAGGGTGAAAATTGAATACTCTCCGATTTCAAACTTTTCACAGAATCTCAATGTTCCTATTAATCCATCATCCAAGTGCCTCTGTTACAAGTTCAGCAGAAACATGTGGACTCATAAGGACTCTGCCGGCCGCCCAGGCCGCCGTCCGCAGCCTGCGGGCCCCGCCGTCCCGCGCCACACTCCCGCCCCGGCCCGACTGAGCCAGAcggcgccgccccgcccccgctcctttattttctaatataattaaCAAAcagagttatattagtttcaggtatacaatacaacGATTCAGCAATTCTGTGCATTTCTaagtgttcatcaagataagtgtactcttaatccccttttcctcttttcatccATCCTACCTCCCACCTACGTCCCCTtcggtaaccaccagtttgttatttatatttaagagtctgggggtacctgggtggttcagttggttaagtatctgcctttggctcaggtcatgatctcagggtcctgggatagagccctacatcgggctttctgcccagtggcaagcctgcttctccctctccctctgcctgctaccccccctgcatgtgctctctctgtctctctctctttgtgtcaaataaataaaatctttaaaaaaaatagattcttatatttaggagtctgttttttagtgtgtttctttattgtttgttttgtttcttaaattccacatatgtggtGGCTCAATCAgataagtatccgactcttggtttcggctcaggtcgtgatctcagggtcgtgagacagagccccgaatcaggctctatgctcagtgctgactgcttgagattctctctctcccttccccaaattctctccaaaataaataaataaataaatatttttttaagattccatatatgagtgaaatcatatggcatttgtctttctctgacttatttcacttagcattttactctCTAGGTCttctgcaaatggcaagatttcattcttttttatgactgaataatattctatttttcctatataaaattgtgttttatagATACaccatatacatataatatatatttatgtatccatttatctattgatggatactttggctgcttccacaatttgactaaattctaaattctttctttgttatttgaGTTGGTGTAATTTCTTGCCCTGCAGTCAGCTCCCAACCTCCTGTCTCCATTAATAGGCTCAGAGGAGAAAGACCCTTGCCTGTGGAGTGTGGCAAAATCCATCCAAATTCTGGCTCTATCACTTAGCATATGTGTAATCTTGGACCCAAAGAGCTTCCTTCCTCcacaaaataaagataataaaatctccaaaatatGGTTGGTGTGTCAATTAAATAATGACTATAAACAGGACAGTTGGAGTAGCAAGTgcccagtaggtgctcagtgaaagGAAGGTGTTAATTCTTAGCCACTTAAGCTTCCTCCCTCTTATATTTCAGTGACCCTCCCATGATTTTTCAGGCTCTTTTATTCAAGCCCAATAATTTCTATGTTAAATATAGATATGCTATTTGTTGTCTGCCTCACATGGAGAAATCTTTTAAGTGAACACTTATCAGGAAATGAGGCAAAGCTGGTTTGATGAAGTCCAGCTCTGTTCCCCTGCCCCCctattttcatccttttcttctGTTCATCTTTCCTGAGCTCCTATCCTAGGTCCTCAACCCTCTCTGTCCTTCACTATGCTTTTCACATGTTCCACTGGGGCATTTCTTGTTCTTCATCTGCATATACCGTTTTAGGAATCCCTCAATTTGAACAGGGAGAATTTGAAACTTGTATCTCAACTGCTGTCATCTCTGACTCCCTTTTTAAAGTTAAACTCAAGTTTCCATCAGCAGCACCACACACATTATATGACAATAAATAACACCAAGAAGATGGACACCAGAAACTTGACTGAATTCCATTTCCTCATAATAAAATCCAAACCTCTTGCCTCATCGTTACTATTCCTGCTAATTTCATGTTTATGTTTCCATCTACCCTTAAAGCTCTCACTCTAAAATTTTCCCAAGAATTCTCATAGTCCCACATTCCCGTCATCAGTGTCGTTGTATTTTCTTTCCAGACAAATCTACAGCTTtgtactttgttttgttgactcagTTTCGGCTTCTCTGGGAAACACCTCACACACTCTTGCTTATTTCACTGGGATGTCCTGGGTGATGGCTGTAAACGGGCTTGGCTCTTTTCTCATGTCTATTTTACACCCGTACTTATCAGGGTCATTTAATCACTGTCTAGATCTCTGAGAATTTAAAAGCCTATAAAGATGTTTGAGACCGGAGAGAAAAGAATCTTGGctctgaaatacaaaaataaaataactgtaaagtcaaaactgatattttatattttattccaatagcaaaactataaaacttctttcaagtttcaaaagaaaaatcttatgtGTGCGATGTGCTTCCATTTAGTACACTTGATATGTTGTGTCTTTgggcaactgattttttttttttaatttatttgacagagatcacaagtaggcagagagggagggaagaggaagcaggctcctcgccgagcagagagcccaatgcggggctccatcccaggaccctgagatcatgacccgagccaaaggcagaggctttaacccactgagccacccaggcgccccaggggcaACTGATTTTTGCAATCTTAAAGCATTAAGAAGAATTTTTCCCCTCTGATCTTCTTACCACTTTGAATCCAGTCCTATTTCATCAGGCATTTGTTGATGAACAAATCCTTCAAATTTTgccaaattttaaacatttaactaattaatttttcctcctatgtaacatgaaaagaaatatcTACCACTCTACATTTCagaacttgtttctttctttcagatatatCCTGGTTCACTGTAAATAGACTTCAGGCAATAAAGAAGTCTATCTACATAAACGTAGTcgatttccaaatatttgcttTACAGATAATTTCTAAACCACATCTAGGCATATCATCATTTCTTGGACACAACTGAAATTTCTTTCCACTATCATATATCTTTTTTCTAATATAGTCAAGCTGGCATGTGCTTAAATATTTCAGTTAAGTTCAGTTAAATACGATTTTAATtgaagtgagaaaagaaatacCTGCTGTGCACAGAAGTGACACAAAGGGAAGATTAATCAGTTCTGCTGTTTAGAGAAGGGCATTTGGAATAACAATAACCAACAGCTGTTGAGGACCTAGTGTGTGATAAGCACTTTATAAtaccattttctaatttatttaacctAAACTTCTCCACACTGGAATCTGCAAAGTTCACAGCAACAGTAGTaagttaatttttacttattgttGCTCCCATGTTTCTGAAAATTGCTGGGCATGCCTTGCATATTGTCCAGTAAGCCTACTTATGCTGCGTATTGCTACAGGCACacaatgcatgagggttcctaGTAGGTCCTGGCCTTGGCAGGTGCAATTTGCTAATACACAGAAGTCCACATCTGGGTGCTGCCACATGGAGCAGAGGAGCAGAGTTTTTACTGGAGGCTCGGGTGGCACATGACAGTTCATTAAATGGCTTCAGAGGTAGGGGCTAGAGGAGAGACCAAAAATAAactggggtgggagagaaaagcAACCAGGAGGAGGTAGGAGCTGGCTGGTTCCTTCACAGCCTGATTTAGGGGAGGGACGTTGTGCTTCTTAACAGTAGGATGGCTCCCTTTCTTCAGCCCTTGGTagggacagagaaaaagcaaaaggctGTTGCTTCGGCCCTCCAGAGTCTCAAGGAAAAGGGGAGAGCTGGTGTTTTGATGTCATGAAttctgggaagggggcaggggatgCTGGGTGGGGTACAGGGCGGTTGGAAAAACTGGCAGATAACCAGATGGTAGCTCTGGGGGTCCTTCGTGTTGGAGTTACTCCAGTATGGTGGGTGGGGGGTCCCCACTGTTGATGGGGGCTGAGGTCTCCGGGGCTATAGGCTGCCTGGGTCCGGGGGgttgctgccgccgccgctggaAGTAGGGGCGGTTTCGTGGGCGCTGGGGCTCAGGCCGGGAACCATCAGTGGGGCCTTGGTTGGGCTTGGTCTCGCCATCCCCACCTTCTGTGGTAGGCTGCTGGGGTGGCCTGGGGCGGAAAGGCCTTCGGTACCGAGGCCGGAATCTGGGAGGGGGCACGGGGGCAGGGCCTGACACAACCATCCGGGATCCCCAGAGTGCCAGAGCAGTGTGTCCATCTTTGACCAAGTATGGAATAGCATCCCTCTCCATTATGTGATGGAGTCTATTACGGGGCTGCTAGGAAATGATAACTCGGGCTGAATATTCTGCTGTCACATTGCTCTTTCACTTTTTCATTCCAGGCCTTTTTCTCCCCTGAACTAAAACATGTATTTATGGGCTGGTGCAGAATCAGATTTGAGTAATATGGCCACTGAGCTCTATGGTTCAGTGATGGGCAGTGTCCCTGAGAATGAATTACCCCCAACGTGGCTCTTCAATACCAGGTAAGTGGATATTGTTTGGGCAGATCCCATCAGTCATCTGGCACAGTGATCCATGTCCAGATTCCAACAAGGGACCCCGCTAGGCTTATTGGCTAGaagagaaatttaatttattttagaaatgagaaaaataaagatcagcAAATTTAGGTTATCTGCCTGAGCTCATAGGTTTAGGAAATAGCCAAAACAAGATTCAAAATCCAGCCCcaagttttgtgggttttggggggttttgtttaaGAATATCAGACTACTTCCTGGAACTCAAAGAAGCTCTTCTTTACCTCAGATATACCATTCTGTTCTTTAAATGCTTTTCCTGCCTTTCCAACCACCTGCTAAGGGAGcatcaataaataaaaccatctCTGTTTCTGAGGAGTTCATACTTCAGGGAACTGATcactgtcttctttccttctttcccaaacTATTATTTTAACCCATATAACAATGAGAAAGTAATCCCTCAGCCACCCCAGGGAGGAAAAACAAGAGTAATACCTGACTTCTCTATAGGAAAATACAGAGTTCCTTTTTCAGGACTGACACATCAGCCCAACCAACCTCTCTTTGGCAGCCTAGGAAATGGACTGTGCCCTTTTTTGTCTGTTGTGTTTGAGGTAAGAGAAGACAAATCAAGCCGTTTCTGGAAGGTAGACAATGTTGTTACAGCCGAGAAACACTACTACTACTGATTCCCAACATTTACCTCCCGTTCATAGTATACAAACACAGCCACCTGGAGGGAGGAGCCAACCCAAGAGTCACGAGGAAATTTAACAGATTCCTAACTACTGCTGGCAAGTGTGTAACGATCACCTACGCCAGCCCTTCCTGAGCGCCAAGGAATACTGTACAACATGGGCTCgggaaggtgggagaggaaaCATTGCTCAAGGATTAAAGAGTTTCTCTTaggatggggaagggggaagacCCCAGGAAAGGACTctgataaggaaaagaaatgaacttgTCAGCCTGACCTATCTCAAGCTCTGGTGCTAACTTGGGAGATGCAGCCCTGGTCTGTGATAGTGATTCAGGGATCACCCTACCTTGTGACCTAGATAAGGTTCCTCTGAATCTCATTCCATTCTAGTAGAAAGTCTAAAAATCGTCCCCAGTGTTACGTTAAATCCTGAAGTCTTGAGTTATCGTGATCATCTCTGACTTCAGATTCCTGCATTGGCAAATCACCCAGCTGTCCTGTTTCTGTTCTTACCCTGTCAGTCTGGATGCAGATCCAAGCACCTTTCCGTAATTCCCACAAAGTAGACAAGCGGTGGATGGCACAGACTTGACTGAAGTTTTGGGTTTTCAGTTTTAGATTCCCACTAGCATACAGTGATCACAAAGGGAGACATTTGGTCTTGCGTACTATAATGTTGAAAACAATAAGAGAACGCTCAGAGAGAGTCAGCTGCATGGATAAAGTGAGGCATCTTGTCTTCAAGGAAAACACAAGCAACTTCTGTTTATGTTATACATCTTTGTTCTTAAAAGTCTTTAGCCTCATCCCACTAGGCCTTTCTCACTGgccatttttttctatatcactTCCAGCCGCGAGCCATTCTTCTTGTTCCTCTTCCCATCTCTCCTCCTTACTCCCTTTTTCCTGGATTGGTGCTGGGAAATTCagattttctgcattttattatAGAAAGCTATTtgtggggtatctgggtggctcagtggtttaaagcctctgccttcagctcaggtcataatctcagggtcctgggatcgagccccgaatcaggctctctgctcagcagggagcctgcttcctcctctctctctgcctgcctctctgcctacttgtgatctctgtctgtcaataaataaataaaatcttaaaaaaaaaaaaagaaaagaaagcaatttgtATTCCCCTCTAATTCCCAAGGCTTAACATATCCAAAACCACTTGAGAACTCAGCAAAACCTCTTAGCCTTTTTGCTACCTAATCCATCTTGGCATTATGTTATCCTATGTGAACAAGATCAGGAAGtgctttgcaggaaaaaaaaaaaaatcagtgaaagcaggaatcatttaaaattatatatttacaccttacatttttaattttatgtcaaaGCATATTCATGTTCACTTATTCTCCAGTTGGTTAACATTAGGCCAAGGACTTCTCTTGGAGCAGGAGTCCCCCTGATTGGAGCTCTGAATCAGCTTTCTTAAGTAAACCAAACCCCTAGGGTATTTGCTGCAGATTTTAGTGTTTGCTGTTTGAAGACAGTTGATGAATTCTGTAAGGGCAGATtatttttaggggtttttttatGTTATTCCCCAGTGTTTTATAGCAATCTTGCCACAGCAATTTTCTTAGTAAATTGCTTTTAAGATTTCCAACATTTTTCATAGCTATTTGTATCAGATTATATAACATTTAATTGAGGATATAACTTCATAAGTAAACTTGGCAAATTTAGACCCAAATGCAAGGGACCCTTACTAAACAAACAACTTCACTACAGGGAGCAGAATCATTTGTGACTTCTGGCTCCGGGCATCCAGTGTGTGTTTCAGTTAATCTCATGAGTCTATTTGGTCATCAGGTGAGAAATACGTCactggggcgcgtgggtggctcagtcagttaagtgtctgccttgggctcagctcatgatcctagatcaccagccccacatcgggctctctgctcagcagggagcctgcttctccctttgcctgcccctctgcctgcttatgctctctctctctctgtcaaatcaataactaaaacttaaaaaaaaaaaaagaaaagaaatatgtcaCTGTTGCCATTTCTTCTCAATAAATTCAGATCAGAACTTCTAATGTTCTACTTACTAAAAAAATGGTCATGTTTTAGTTCCCTTAGTTGGTAAAATTCCTTTCGAAAAACTCATTTTTGCCTCTCCGCTGAGCTAACAAGACGGAGGAGGCCTCAGACTGCTGTGGAGTGCGGAGGTGCTGGGCTCCTCCAGTCCCGAAGGTGAGAAGGTgggcttagcaggaagcctgtaAGAGAGACCCAAGGTAGAAACAGAGAGTGCCACGTGCAAGCAGCTTATTCAGTTATCCC
Proteins encoded in this window:
- the LOC125107732 gene encoding spindlin-1-like; translated protein: MKTPFGKTPGQRSRADAGHAGVSASMMKKRTSHKKHRSSVGPSKPVSQPRRNIVGCRIQHGWKEGNGPVTQWKGTVLDQVPVNPSLYLIKYDGFDCVYGLELNKDERVSALEVLPDRVSTSPISDAHLADTMIGKAVEHMFETEDGSKDEWRGMVLARAPIMNTWFYITYEKDPILYMYQLLDDYKEGDLRIMPDSNDSPPAEREPGEVVDSLVGKQVEYAKEDGSKRTGMVIH